The following are encoded together in the Marmota flaviventris isolate mMarFla1 chromosome 18, mMarFla1.hap1, whole genome shotgun sequence genome:
- the Elmo3 gene encoding engulfment and cell motility protein 3 isoform X2, translating to MAPPRNVVKIAVQMRDAIPQLIQLDQAKPLAAVLKEVCDAWSLTHSERYALQFADGHRRYITENNRGEIKNGSILCLSTAPDLEAEKLLGGLQSPSREVRQEALRHLVLLATDMTFAQEVISRDGLQRLGTIIEDGDDLGEVLALGLKAFLELMEHGVVSWETLSIPFVRKVVCYVNMNLMDASVQPLALRLLESVTLSSPALGQLVKSEVPLDRLLVHLQVMNQQLQTKAMALLTALLQGANPTERKHMLDYLWQRNLRQFIYKNIIHSATPLGDEMAHHLYVLQALTLGLLEPRMRTPLDPYSQEQREQLQALRQAAFELEGESLSTGLSADRRRSLCAREFRKLGFSDLERVPPGLLALDNMLYFSRHAPSAYSRFVLENSSREDKHECPFARSSIQLTVLLCELLRVGEPCSETAQDFSPMFFGQDQSFHEFFCVAIQLLNKTWKEMRATQEDFDKVMQVVREQLARTLALKPTSLELFRTKVNALTYGEVLRLRQTERLHQEGTLAPPILELREKLKPELMSLIRQQRLLRLCEGTLFRKISSRRRQDKLWFCCLSPNHKVLQYGDVEEGTNPPTPESLPEQIPVVDIRALLTGKDCPHVREKGSGKQNKDLYELAFSISYDHGEEEAYLNFIAPSKRDYYLWTDGLNALLGSPMGSEQTRLDLEQLLTMETKLRLLELENVPIPEQPPPVPPPPTNFNFCYDCSIIES from the exons ATGGCGCCCCCACGGAATGTGGTGAAGATTGCTGTCCAGATGCGTGACGCCATCCCACAGCTCATCCAACTGGACCAG GCAAAACCCCTGGCCGCTGTGTTGAAGGAGGTGTGCGACGC GTGGAGCCTGACTCACTCGGAGCGGTACGCCCTGCAGTTTGCTGATGGGCACAGGAGATACATCACTGAGAAT AACCGCGGAGAGATCAAGAATGGCAGCATCCTGTGCCTCAGCACTGCCCCA GACCTTGAGGCTGAGAAGCTGTTGGGTGGGCTGCAGAGTCCAAGTCGAGAAGTGCGCCAGGAAGCCCTGAGGCACCTGGTTCTGCTGGCCACAGACATGACCTTTGCCCAGGAGGTCATCAGCCGTGATGGGCTTCAGAGACTAGGCACCATCATTGAGGATGGGGACGA cctagGAGAGGTGCTAGCCCTCGGGCTGAAGGCCTTCCTGGAGCTTATGGAGCACGGTGTGGTGTCCTGGGAGACGCTCAGCATCCCTTTTGTCAGGAAG GTGGTATGCTATGTGAACATGAACCTGATGGATGCTTCTGTGCAGCCCCTGGCCCTTCGGCTGCTGGAGAGTGTGACCTTGagcagccctgccctgggccagCTGGTCAAGAGTGAGGTGCCACTGGATAGGCTACTGGTGCACCTGCAGGT GATGAACCAGCAGCTGCAAACCAAGGCAATGGCCCTGCTTACAGCCTTGCTGCAGGGGGCCAACCCTACAGAAAGGAAG CACATGCTTGACTACCTGTGGCAGAGAAACCTTCGCCAGTTCATCTACAAG AACATCATCCATAGTGCAACACCACTGGGTGATGAGATGGCCCATCATTTGTATGTGCTGCAGGCCCTTACACTGGGGCTACTGGAGCCACGCATGCGGACACCACTTGACCCCTATAGCCAG GAGCAGAGGGAACAGCTGCAGGCCCTGCgccaggctgcctttgaactggAAGGGGAGTCCTTGAGCACGGGGCTGAGTGCTGACCGTCGACGTTCACTCTGTGCCCGAGAATTCCGCAAATTGGGCTTCTCT GACCTGGAACGTGTGCCCCCAGGCTTGCTGGCCCTGGACAACATGCTGTACTTCTCCAGACATGCACCCAGTGCATACAGCCGG TTCGTGTTGGAAAACAGCAGCCGGGAGGACAAACATGAGTGTCCCTTTGCCCGGAGCAGCATCCAGCTGACTGTGCTACTGTGTGAGCTGCTCCGTGTTGGGGAACCTT GCTCCGAGACAGCCCAGGACTTCTCGCCCATGTTCTTCGGACAGGACCAGAGTTTTCATGAGTTTTTCTGTGTGGCCATCCAGCTGCTAAATAAGACCTGGAAAGAGATGAGGGCAACACAGGAAGATTTTGACAAG GTTATGCAGGTGGTACGGGAACAGCTGGCTCGTACACTGGCCCTGAAGCCTACGTCCCTGGAGCTCTTCCGAACCAAGGTGAACGCGCTCACCTACGGGGAGGTGCTGCGGCTGAGGCAGACAGAGCGACTGCACCAGGAGGGCACACTGGCCCCTCCCATACT AGAGCTGAGGGAGAAGCTGAAGCCAGAGCTCATGAGCTTGATCCGCCAGCAGCGTTTGCTCCGCCTCTGCGAGGGGACTCTCTTCCGCAAGATCAGCAGCAGGAGGCGCCAGG ACAAGCTGTGGTTCTGCTGCTTGTCCCCAAACCACAAGGTGCTGCAGTATGGGGATGTAGAGGAAGGTACCAACCCACCCACCCCAGAGAGCCTGCCCGAGCAGA TCCCTGTTGTTGACATCAGGGCACTCCTGACAGGCAAGGACTGCCCCCATGTCCGGGAGAAGGGCTCCGGGAAGCAGAACAAG GATCTTTATGAGTTGGCTTTCTCCATCAGCTATGACCACGGGGAGGAGGAGGCATACCTCAACTTCATTGCCCCCTCCAAACGTGAT TACTATCTGTGGACAGATGGGCTGAATGCCCTGCTAGGCAGCCCTATGGGCAGTGAGCAGACCCGGCTGGACCTGGAGCAGCTGTTGACAATGGAGACCAAGCTGCGATTGTTGGAGCTAGAGAATGTGCCCATCCCCGAGCAGCCACCACctgtgcccccaccccccaccaactTCAATTTCTGCTATGACTGCAGCATTATTGAATCTTGA
- the Elmo3 gene encoding engulfment and cell motility protein 3 isoform X1: MAPPRNVVKIAVQMRDAIPQLIQLDQAKPLAAVLKEVCDAWSLTHSERYALQFADGHRRYITENNRGEIKNGSILCLSTAPDLEAEKLLGGLQSPSREVRQEALRHLVLLATDMTFAQEVISRDGLQRLGTIIEDGDDLGEVLALGLKAFLELMEHGVVSWETLSIPFVRKVVCYVNMNLMDASVQPLALRLLESVTLSSPALGQLVKSEVPLDRLLVHLQVMNQQLQTKAMALLTALLQGANPTERKHMLDYLWQRNLRQFIYKNIIHSATPLGDEMAHHLYVLQALTLGLLEPRMRTPLDPYSQEQREQLQALRQAAFELEGESLSTGLSADRRRSLCAREFRKLGFSNSNPAQDLERVPPGLLALDNMLYFSRHAPSAYSRFVLENSSREDKHECPFARSSIQLTVLLCELLRVGEPCSETAQDFSPMFFGQDQSFHEFFCVAIQLLNKTWKEMRATQEDFDKVMQVVREQLARTLALKPTSLELFRTKVNALTYGEVLRLRQTERLHQEGTLAPPILELREKLKPELMSLIRQQRLLRLCEGTLFRKISSRRRQDKLWFCCLSPNHKVLQYGDVEEGTNPPTPESLPEQIPVVDIRALLTGKDCPHVREKGSGKQNKDLYELAFSISYDHGEEEAYLNFIAPSKRDYYLWTDGLNALLGSPMGSEQTRLDLEQLLTMETKLRLLELENVPIPEQPPPVPPPPTNFNFCYDCSIIES, translated from the exons ATGGCGCCCCCACGGAATGTGGTGAAGATTGCTGTCCAGATGCGTGACGCCATCCCACAGCTCATCCAACTGGACCAG GCAAAACCCCTGGCCGCTGTGTTGAAGGAGGTGTGCGACGC GTGGAGCCTGACTCACTCGGAGCGGTACGCCCTGCAGTTTGCTGATGGGCACAGGAGATACATCACTGAGAAT AACCGCGGAGAGATCAAGAATGGCAGCATCCTGTGCCTCAGCACTGCCCCA GACCTTGAGGCTGAGAAGCTGTTGGGTGGGCTGCAGAGTCCAAGTCGAGAAGTGCGCCAGGAAGCCCTGAGGCACCTGGTTCTGCTGGCCACAGACATGACCTTTGCCCAGGAGGTCATCAGCCGTGATGGGCTTCAGAGACTAGGCACCATCATTGAGGATGGGGACGA cctagGAGAGGTGCTAGCCCTCGGGCTGAAGGCCTTCCTGGAGCTTATGGAGCACGGTGTGGTGTCCTGGGAGACGCTCAGCATCCCTTTTGTCAGGAAG GTGGTATGCTATGTGAACATGAACCTGATGGATGCTTCTGTGCAGCCCCTGGCCCTTCGGCTGCTGGAGAGTGTGACCTTGagcagccctgccctgggccagCTGGTCAAGAGTGAGGTGCCACTGGATAGGCTACTGGTGCACCTGCAGGT GATGAACCAGCAGCTGCAAACCAAGGCAATGGCCCTGCTTACAGCCTTGCTGCAGGGGGCCAACCCTACAGAAAGGAAG CACATGCTTGACTACCTGTGGCAGAGAAACCTTCGCCAGTTCATCTACAAG AACATCATCCATAGTGCAACACCACTGGGTGATGAGATGGCCCATCATTTGTATGTGCTGCAGGCCCTTACACTGGGGCTACTGGAGCCACGCATGCGGACACCACTTGACCCCTATAGCCAG GAGCAGAGGGAACAGCTGCAGGCCCTGCgccaggctgcctttgaactggAAGGGGAGTCCTTGAGCACGGGGCTGAGTGCTGACCGTCGACGTTCACTCTGTGCCCGAGAATTCCGCAAATTGGGCTTCTCT AACAGCAACCCTGCGCAGGACCTGGAACGTGTGCCCCCAGGCTTGCTGGCCCTGGACAACATGCTGTACTTCTCCAGACATGCACCCAGTGCATACAGCCGG TTCGTGTTGGAAAACAGCAGCCGGGAGGACAAACATGAGTGTCCCTTTGCCCGGAGCAGCATCCAGCTGACTGTGCTACTGTGTGAGCTGCTCCGTGTTGGGGAACCTT GCTCCGAGACAGCCCAGGACTTCTCGCCCATGTTCTTCGGACAGGACCAGAGTTTTCATGAGTTTTTCTGTGTGGCCATCCAGCTGCTAAATAAGACCTGGAAAGAGATGAGGGCAACACAGGAAGATTTTGACAAG GTTATGCAGGTGGTACGGGAACAGCTGGCTCGTACACTGGCCCTGAAGCCTACGTCCCTGGAGCTCTTCCGAACCAAGGTGAACGCGCTCACCTACGGGGAGGTGCTGCGGCTGAGGCAGACAGAGCGACTGCACCAGGAGGGCACACTGGCCCCTCCCATACT AGAGCTGAGGGAGAAGCTGAAGCCAGAGCTCATGAGCTTGATCCGCCAGCAGCGTTTGCTCCGCCTCTGCGAGGGGACTCTCTTCCGCAAGATCAGCAGCAGGAGGCGCCAGG ACAAGCTGTGGTTCTGCTGCTTGTCCCCAAACCACAAGGTGCTGCAGTATGGGGATGTAGAGGAAGGTACCAACCCACCCACCCCAGAGAGCCTGCCCGAGCAGA TCCCTGTTGTTGACATCAGGGCACTCCTGACAGGCAAGGACTGCCCCCATGTCCGGGAGAAGGGCTCCGGGAAGCAGAACAAG GATCTTTATGAGTTGGCTTTCTCCATCAGCTATGACCACGGGGAGGAGGAGGCATACCTCAACTTCATTGCCCCCTCCAAACGTGAT TACTATCTGTGGACAGATGGGCTGAATGCCCTGCTAGGCAGCCCTATGGGCAGTGAGCAGACCCGGCTGGACCTGGAGCAGCTGTTGACAATGGAGACCAAGCTGCGATTGTTGGAGCTAGAGAATGTGCCCATCCCCGAGCAGCCACCACctgtgcccccaccccccaccaactTCAATTTCTGCTATGACTGCAGCATTATTGAATCTTGA
- the Elmo3 gene encoding engulfment and cell motility protein 3 isoform X3, with protein sequence MTFAQEVISRDGLQRLGTIIEDGDDLGEVLALGLKAFLELMEHGVVSWETLSIPFVRKVVCYVNMNLMDASVQPLALRLLESVTLSSPALGQLVKSEVPLDRLLVHLQVMNQQLQTKAMALLTALLQGANPTERKHMLDYLWQRNLRQFIYKNIIHSATPLGDEMAHHLYVLQALTLGLLEPRMRTPLDPYSQEQREQLQALRQAAFELEGESLSTGLSADRRRSLCAREFRKLGFSNSNPAQDLERVPPGLLALDNMLYFSRHAPSAYSRFVLENSSREDKHECPFARSSIQLTVLLCELLRVGEPCSETAQDFSPMFFGQDQSFHEFFCVAIQLLNKTWKEMRATQEDFDKVMQVVREQLARTLALKPTSLELFRTKVNALTYGEVLRLRQTERLHQEGTLAPPILELREKLKPELMSLIRQQRLLRLCEGTLFRKISSRRRQDKLWFCCLSPNHKVLQYGDVEEGTNPPTPESLPEQIPVVDIRALLTGKDCPHVREKGSGKQNKDLYELAFSISYDHGEEEAYLNFIAPSKRDYYLWTDGLNALLGSPMGSEQTRLDLEQLLTMETKLRLLELENVPIPEQPPPVPPPPTNFNFCYDCSIIES encoded by the exons ATGACCTTTGCCCAGGAGGTCATCAGCCGTGATGGGCTTCAGAGACTAGGCACCATCATTGAGGATGGGGACGA cctagGAGAGGTGCTAGCCCTCGGGCTGAAGGCCTTCCTGGAGCTTATGGAGCACGGTGTGGTGTCCTGGGAGACGCTCAGCATCCCTTTTGTCAGGAAG GTGGTATGCTATGTGAACATGAACCTGATGGATGCTTCTGTGCAGCCCCTGGCCCTTCGGCTGCTGGAGAGTGTGACCTTGagcagccctgccctgggccagCTGGTCAAGAGTGAGGTGCCACTGGATAGGCTACTGGTGCACCTGCAGGT GATGAACCAGCAGCTGCAAACCAAGGCAATGGCCCTGCTTACAGCCTTGCTGCAGGGGGCCAACCCTACAGAAAGGAAG CACATGCTTGACTACCTGTGGCAGAGAAACCTTCGCCAGTTCATCTACAAG AACATCATCCATAGTGCAACACCACTGGGTGATGAGATGGCCCATCATTTGTATGTGCTGCAGGCCCTTACACTGGGGCTACTGGAGCCACGCATGCGGACACCACTTGACCCCTATAGCCAG GAGCAGAGGGAACAGCTGCAGGCCCTGCgccaggctgcctttgaactggAAGGGGAGTCCTTGAGCACGGGGCTGAGTGCTGACCGTCGACGTTCACTCTGTGCCCGAGAATTCCGCAAATTGGGCTTCTCT AACAGCAACCCTGCGCAGGACCTGGAACGTGTGCCCCCAGGCTTGCTGGCCCTGGACAACATGCTGTACTTCTCCAGACATGCACCCAGTGCATACAGCCGG TTCGTGTTGGAAAACAGCAGCCGGGAGGACAAACATGAGTGTCCCTTTGCCCGGAGCAGCATCCAGCTGACTGTGCTACTGTGTGAGCTGCTCCGTGTTGGGGAACCTT GCTCCGAGACAGCCCAGGACTTCTCGCCCATGTTCTTCGGACAGGACCAGAGTTTTCATGAGTTTTTCTGTGTGGCCATCCAGCTGCTAAATAAGACCTGGAAAGAGATGAGGGCAACACAGGAAGATTTTGACAAG GTTATGCAGGTGGTACGGGAACAGCTGGCTCGTACACTGGCCCTGAAGCCTACGTCCCTGGAGCTCTTCCGAACCAAGGTGAACGCGCTCACCTACGGGGAGGTGCTGCGGCTGAGGCAGACAGAGCGACTGCACCAGGAGGGCACACTGGCCCCTCCCATACT AGAGCTGAGGGAGAAGCTGAAGCCAGAGCTCATGAGCTTGATCCGCCAGCAGCGTTTGCTCCGCCTCTGCGAGGGGACTCTCTTCCGCAAGATCAGCAGCAGGAGGCGCCAGG ACAAGCTGTGGTTCTGCTGCTTGTCCCCAAACCACAAGGTGCTGCAGTATGGGGATGTAGAGGAAGGTACCAACCCACCCACCCCAGAGAGCCTGCCCGAGCAGA TCCCTGTTGTTGACATCAGGGCACTCCTGACAGGCAAGGACTGCCCCCATGTCCGGGAGAAGGGCTCCGGGAAGCAGAACAAG GATCTTTATGAGTTGGCTTTCTCCATCAGCTATGACCACGGGGAGGAGGAGGCATACCTCAACTTCATTGCCCCCTCCAAACGTGAT TACTATCTGTGGACAGATGGGCTGAATGCCCTGCTAGGCAGCCCTATGGGCAGTGAGCAGACCCGGCTGGACCTGGAGCAGCTGTTGACAATGGAGACCAAGCTGCGATTGTTGGAGCTAGAGAATGTGCCCATCCCCGAGCAGCCACCACctgtgcccccaccccccaccaactTCAATTTCTGCTATGACTGCAGCATTATTGAATCTTGA
- the Elmo3 gene encoding engulfment and cell motility protein 3 isoform X4 has product MNQQLQTKAMALLTALLQGANPTERKHMLDYLWQRNLRQFIYKNIIHSATPLGDEMAHHLYVLQALTLGLLEPRMRTPLDPYSQEQREQLQALRQAAFELEGESLSTGLSADRRRSLCAREFRKLGFSNSNPAQDLERVPPGLLALDNMLYFSRHAPSAYSRFVLENSSREDKHECPFARSSIQLTVLLCELLRVGEPCSETAQDFSPMFFGQDQSFHEFFCVAIQLLNKTWKEMRATQEDFDKVMQVVREQLARTLALKPTSLELFRTKVNALTYGEVLRLRQTERLHQEGTLAPPILELREKLKPELMSLIRQQRLLRLCEGTLFRKISSRRRQDKLWFCCLSPNHKVLQYGDVEEGTNPPTPESLPEQIPVVDIRALLTGKDCPHVREKGSGKQNKDLYELAFSISYDHGEEEAYLNFIAPSKRDYYLWTDGLNALLGSPMGSEQTRLDLEQLLTMETKLRLLELENVPIPEQPPPVPPPPTNFNFCYDCSIIES; this is encoded by the exons ATGAACCAGCAGCTGCAAACCAAGGCAATGGCCCTGCTTACAGCCTTGCTGCAGGGGGCCAACCCTACAGAAAGGAAG CACATGCTTGACTACCTGTGGCAGAGAAACCTTCGCCAGTTCATCTACAAG AACATCATCCATAGTGCAACACCACTGGGTGATGAGATGGCCCATCATTTGTATGTGCTGCAGGCCCTTACACTGGGGCTACTGGAGCCACGCATGCGGACACCACTTGACCCCTATAGCCAG GAGCAGAGGGAACAGCTGCAGGCCCTGCgccaggctgcctttgaactggAAGGGGAGTCCTTGAGCACGGGGCTGAGTGCTGACCGTCGACGTTCACTCTGTGCCCGAGAATTCCGCAAATTGGGCTTCTCT AACAGCAACCCTGCGCAGGACCTGGAACGTGTGCCCCCAGGCTTGCTGGCCCTGGACAACATGCTGTACTTCTCCAGACATGCACCCAGTGCATACAGCCGG TTCGTGTTGGAAAACAGCAGCCGGGAGGACAAACATGAGTGTCCCTTTGCCCGGAGCAGCATCCAGCTGACTGTGCTACTGTGTGAGCTGCTCCGTGTTGGGGAACCTT GCTCCGAGACAGCCCAGGACTTCTCGCCCATGTTCTTCGGACAGGACCAGAGTTTTCATGAGTTTTTCTGTGTGGCCATCCAGCTGCTAAATAAGACCTGGAAAGAGATGAGGGCAACACAGGAAGATTTTGACAAG GTTATGCAGGTGGTACGGGAACAGCTGGCTCGTACACTGGCCCTGAAGCCTACGTCCCTGGAGCTCTTCCGAACCAAGGTGAACGCGCTCACCTACGGGGAGGTGCTGCGGCTGAGGCAGACAGAGCGACTGCACCAGGAGGGCACACTGGCCCCTCCCATACT AGAGCTGAGGGAGAAGCTGAAGCCAGAGCTCATGAGCTTGATCCGCCAGCAGCGTTTGCTCCGCCTCTGCGAGGGGACTCTCTTCCGCAAGATCAGCAGCAGGAGGCGCCAGG ACAAGCTGTGGTTCTGCTGCTTGTCCCCAAACCACAAGGTGCTGCAGTATGGGGATGTAGAGGAAGGTACCAACCCACCCACCCCAGAGAGCCTGCCCGAGCAGA TCCCTGTTGTTGACATCAGGGCACTCCTGACAGGCAAGGACTGCCCCCATGTCCGGGAGAAGGGCTCCGGGAAGCAGAACAAG GATCTTTATGAGTTGGCTTTCTCCATCAGCTATGACCACGGGGAGGAGGAGGCATACCTCAACTTCATTGCCCCCTCCAAACGTGAT TACTATCTGTGGACAGATGGGCTGAATGCCCTGCTAGGCAGCCCTATGGGCAGTGAGCAGACCCGGCTGGACCTGGAGCAGCTGTTGACAATGGAGACCAAGCTGCGATTGTTGGAGCTAGAGAATGTGCCCATCCCCGAGCAGCCACCACctgtgcccccaccccccaccaactTCAATTTCTGCTATGACTGCAGCATTATTGAATCTTGA
- the LOC114106774 gene encoding F-box/LRR-repeat protein 2: protein MAESLPLEMLTYILSFLPLSDQKEASLVSRAWYCAAQNALRETNVRYNIPVSSASLLAIKSLGLRGISCISLTNLDGSPTSHLVLQSVAYHLGPHLQSLCLGGGSPTEASFVALILGCPALRTLDLSGCNSLFTSGTLLAQPEMAQRVRQALSGLRELKLACLRNLSDLSFNQLSSCVPSLERLSLAYCHLNFELSPAQGSINPQDDSPSQLSFHNLLRFVKERAGKLRALDPSGTGLPPEALHSLGQVAGLQLQELSLHSCRDLSTEAVATLCRQQPGLTSLDLSGCSELTDGALLAVSRGLQHLQHLSLGKLQRLTDAGCTALGGLRELQSLDMAECCLVSGRELAQALGLVSGAPPPLTSLRLAYCSSLKDASVLSLIPALGPSLRVLDLSSCMALSNRTLQAICTYHTHLSVLRLAWCKELCDWGLLGLEESSEKPALCPQLCPELEYQASGPEDASPKPQSSSLLILQALQELDPTACSKLTDASLAKVLQFPQLRQLSLSLLPALTDMGLVAVARGCPSLEHLVLSHCSHISDEGWAQAAGSWPRLQHLNLSSCSQLTEQTLDTIRQACKQIRVLDVAMCPGINVAAVRRFQAQLPQVTCVQSRFVGGADLTLTL from the exons ATGGCGGAGTCGCTGCCCCTGGAG ATGCTCACGTATATTCTGAGCTTCCTTCCTCTGTCAGATCAGAAAGAGGCCTCTCTCGTGAGTCGGGCTTGGTACTGTGCAGCCCAGAATGCCCTTCGGGAG ACAAATGTGCGGTACAACATCCCAGTGTCTTCTGCCTCCCTTTTGGCCATCAAGAGTTTGGGCCTCAGGGGCATCTCCTGCATCAGCCTGACCAACCTGGATGGCTCACCAACCTCGCACCTGGTGCTGCAGTCTGTTGCCTACCACCTAGGCCCACACCTGCAGAGCTTGTGCCTGGGTGGGGGCAGTCCCACAGAGGCTTCCTTTGTGGCCCTGATCCTGGGATGCCCAGCTCTGCGCACCCTTGACCTCAGTGGCTGCAACAGCCTCTTCACATCAGGCACACTATTGGCTCAGCCAGAGATGGCCCAGCGTGTCCGGCAGGCATTGAGTGGCCTGCGCGAGCTCAAGCTGGCTTGCCTGCGGAACCTGTCCGATCTCAGCTTCAACCAGCTCagcagctgtgtccccagcctggAGCGCCTCTCCTTGGCCTATTGCCACCTCAATTTTGAGCTGAGCCCAGCTCAGGGTTCCATCAACCCCCAGGACGACTCTCCCTCCCAACTCTCCTTCCATAACCTGCTGCGATTTGTGAAAGAGCGAGCTGGCAAATTGCGGGCCCTAGATCCGAGTGGCACTGGCTTACCACCTGAGGCCCTACATTCCCTGGGCCAGGTAGCTGGGCTGCAGCTGCAGGAGCTGAGCCTGCACAGCTGCCGGGACCTTTCCACAGAGGCTGTGGCCACCCTGTGCCGCCAGCAACCAGGTCTTACCTCCCTGGACCTCAGTGGCTGCTCAGAACTGACTGATGGGGCACTCTTGGCCGTGAGCCGTGGCCTGCAGCACCTGCAGCACCTCAGCCTGGGAAAGCTGCAACGGCTGACAGATGCAGGGTGTACAGCCCTAGGGGGCCTGCGAGAGTTGCAGAGCCTGGATATGGCTGAGTGCTGCCTGGTGAGCGGGCGGGAACTGGCCCAGGCCCTGGGCTTAGTGAGTGGAGCTCCACCCCCACTGACCTCCCTCAGGCTGGCATACTGCTCTTCGCTGAAG GATGCCTCAGTGCTTTCTCTGATCCCAGCACTGGGCCCAAGCCTTAGAGTGCTAGACTTGTCCTCCTGTATGGCCCTCTCCAATCGGACCCTGCAGGCCATCTGCACCTACCACACCCACCTCTCTGTTCTGCGCCTGGCTTGGTGCAAGGAGCTCTGTGATTGGGGGCTTCTGGGGCTGGAAGAATCAAGTGAAAAGCCTGCACTGTGTCCCCAG CTATGCCCAGAGCTGGAGTATCAGGCCTCAGGTCCTGAGGATGCTTCTCCCAAGCCACAGAGTTCATCCCTGCTCATACTGCAGGCCCTGCAGGAGTTGGACCCGACAGCCTGCAGCAAGCTGACTGATGCCAGTTTGGCCAAG GTACTGCAATTCCCCCAGCTGAGGCAGTTGTCACTGAGCCTATTGCCAGCACTCACAGACATGGGCTTGGTGGCAGTGGCCAGAGGCTGCCCCAGCTTGGAACACTTGGTGCTGAGTCATTGCAGCCACATCAGCGACGAGGGCTGGGCCCAGGCAGCAGGGTCCTGGCCAAGGCTGCAGCACCTCAACCTGTCCAGCTGCAGTCAACTCACAGAGCA AACTCTGGATACCATTAGGCAAGCATGCAAGCAGATCCGGGTATTGGACGTGGCCATGTGCCCGGGTATCAACGTGGCAGCTGTCAGGCGCTTCCAAGCTCAGCTGCCTCAGGTGACTTGTGTCCAGTCCCGCTTCGTGGGAGGGGCtgacctgaccctaacactctgA
- the Tmem208 gene encoding transmembrane protein 208 produces MAPKGKVGTRGKKQIFEENRETLKFYLRIILGANAIYCLVTLVVFYASASFWAWMALGFSLAVYGASYHSMSSMARAAFSEDGALMDGGMDLNMEQGMAEHLKDVILLTAIVQVLSCFSLYIWSFWLLAPGRALYLLWVNVLGPWFTADSGTPAPEHNEKRQRRQERRQMKRL; encoded by the exons ATGGCG CCTAAGGGCAAAGTGGGCACCAGAGGGAAGAAGCAGATATTTGAAGAGAACAGAGAGACCCTAAAGTTCTATCTGAGGATCATACTGGGGGCCAAC GCCATTTACTGCCTTGTGACCTTGGTTGTCTTCTACGCATCTGCCTCATTTTGGGCCTGG ATGGCCCTTGGCTTTAGTTTGGCAGTATATGGGGCCAGCTACCACTCTATGAGCTCGATGGCTCGGGCAGCCTTCTCTGAAGATGGGGCCTTGATGGATGGTGGCATGGACCTCAACATGGAACAGGGCATGGCAGA GCACCTTAAGGATGTGATCCTGCTGACAGCTATTGTGCAGGTTCTGAGCTGCTTCTCCCTCTATATCTGGTCCTTTTGGCTTCTG GCTCCAGGCCGGGCCCTTTATCTCTTATGGGTGAATGTGCTGGGACCCTGGTTCACAGCAGACAGTGGCACCCCAGCACCGGAGCACAACGAGAAACGGCAGCGCCGACAGGAGCGGCGGCAGATGAAGCGGCTATAG